In one window of Methanoculleus thermophilus DNA:
- a CDS encoding BaiN/RdsA family NAD(P)/FAD-dependent oxidoreductase → MESTVVIIGGGPAGLFCGLQAAGVGRKVIVLEKKPRPGRKLLITGSGQCNITHDGEIADFLSRYGDNGRFLRPALMNFTNRDLINFFAGQGLGMETEPGGKVFPETRRAADVLSVLLAGCASRGVEIRSGEPVLSVEREADVFTVTTAAGSIRADILVIATGGASYPATGSTGDGYTFACSLGQPTTEIAPALAPVYPENHPFADLAGISFENLTFTVYRDGRRVSQRVGDLLFTHTGLSGPGVLDLSRSIRPGDVVRVTFLPNSTAEAARERVVAALAAGGARQVKTVLSALPLPERFVRRLLDLAGIPPPETCAHLKKDLRKTVAASIAEFPFTVARLGGFNEAMATRGGVALTGVNPKTMESKTIKNLFFIGEVLDIDGDTGGYNLQAAFSTAALAARHIATR, encoded by the coding sequence GTGGAGAGCACCGTCGTCATCATCGGAGGAGGGCCCGCCGGGCTCTTCTGCGGCCTGCAGGCGGCAGGAGTGGGCCGGAAGGTGATTGTTTTAGAAAAAAAGCCGCGACCAGGACGAAAACTCCTGATCACGGGCTCGGGCCAGTGCAACATCACCCACGACGGCGAGATCGCCGACTTCCTCTCCCGTTACGGTGACAACGGGAGGTTCCTCCGGCCCGCGCTGATGAACTTCACGAACCGCGATCTCATCAACTTCTTTGCCGGGCAGGGGCTCGGGATGGAGACCGAGCCCGGAGGAAAGGTCTTCCCGGAGACCCGGAGGGCTGCCGACGTCCTCTCGGTCCTCCTTGCCGGGTGCGCCTCCCGGGGTGTCGAGATCCGGTCCGGCGAACCCGTTCTCTCCGTCGAGCGCGAGGCCGACGTGTTCACCGTCACGACAGCGGCGGGCTCCATCCGGGCAGACATCCTGGTCATCGCGACCGGCGGGGCCTCCTACCCCGCGACCGGCTCGACCGGGGACGGCTACACCTTCGCCTGCTCCCTCGGCCAGCCGACAACGGAGATCGCCCCGGCGCTCGCCCCGGTCTACCCCGAAAACCACCCGTTCGCCGATCTCGCCGGGATATCGTTTGAGAACCTCACGTTCACGGTCTACCGCGACGGCAGGCGGGTCTCCCAGAGGGTCGGCGACCTCCTCTTTACCCATACCGGGCTCTCGGGCCCGGGGGTGCTCGATCTCTCGCGCTCCATCCGGCCCGGAGACGTCGTCCGGGTGACCTTCCTCCCGAACTCGACCGCAGAGGCGGCACGGGAGCGGGTCGTCGCGGCGCTCGCCGCCGGCGGGGCCCGGCAGGTCAAGACCGTTCTATCCGCCCTCCCCCTTCCCGAGCGGTTCGTCAGGCGGCTCCTCGACCTTGCCGGGATCCCGCCGCCGGAGACCTGCGCCCACCTCAAAAAGGATCTCCGAAAGACCGTCGCCGCCTCGATAGCGGAGTTCCCGTTCACCGTCGCCCGGCTCGGGGGATTTAACGAGGCGATGGCGACACGCGGGGGCGTTGCGCTCACCGGGGTCAACCCAAAGACCATGGAGTCAAAGACGATAAAGAACCTCTTCTTCATCGGTGAAGTCCTCGATATCGACGGCGATACCGGGGGCTACAACCTCCAGGCGGCTTTCTCCACCGCGGCCCTCGCGGCCCGGCATATCGCGACCAGGTAA
- a CDS encoding transglutaminase-like domain-containing protein: MVWSTICTILLLSVIASEGDLIYDGGWSGDAGATDFEAPVDRIAAFAQPPETPSDEDFVDRVNRMTVSSVDGAPRFFPVGLDATLAYGVGDCTDLALLRTEILRRNGIAARPVHGIMIWDTKTFRTNALHVTIFGKGIAVHDWVELEDGRTMGAYEGVPGIRCIKTGNGVCLQPVFKVMGYL; the protein is encoded by the coding sequence GTGGTTTGGAGCACGATTTGCACGATCCTTCTCCTCTCCGTCATCGCATCCGAGGGAGACCTCATCTACGATGGCGGATGGTCCGGCGACGCCGGCGCGACCGACTTTGAGGCTCCGGTCGACCGGATCGCCGCGTTTGCACAACCCCCCGAGACCCCCTCCGATGAGGACTTCGTCGATCGGGTGAACAGGATGACGGTCTCAAGCGTCGACGGCGCCCCCCGCTTCTTCCCGGTCGGGCTCGACGCCACCCTGGCCTACGGGGTGGGCGACTGCACCGACCTTGCGCTCCTCCGGACCGAGATCCTCCGTCGAAACGGCATCGCCGCCCGTCCGGTCCACGGGATCATGATCTGGGATACGAAGACGTTTCGGACCAACGCCCTCCACGTCACGATCTTCGGCAAGGGCATCGCCGTCCACGACTGGGTCGAGCTCGAGGACGGCCGGACGATGGGGGCCTACGAGGGTGTTCCCGGGATCCGATGCATCAAGACCGGAAACGGGGTCTGCCTCCAGCCGGTCTTTAAGGTGATGGGCTACCTCTGA
- a CDS encoding pro-sigmaK processing inhibitor BofA family protein produces MSLLAGLLVLILVIVVAYLLYKVVKSVSTLIINAVVGVILLWLINLLNLMSLFGRPDVPINILTVLICAIGGLFGVVLTVVLHLLGIPLTI; encoded by the coding sequence ATGAGCTTGCTTGCGGGGCTTCTTGTCCTGATCCTGGTGATCGTCGTCGCGTACCTCCTCTACAAGGTCGTCAAGAGCGTCTCCACCCTCATCATCAACGCCGTCGTGGGGGTGATCCTGCTCTGGCTCATCAACCTCCTCAATCTGATGAGCCTCTTCGGCAGGCCGGATGTCCCGATCAACATCCTCACCGTTCTGATCTGCGCCATCGGCGGATTATTCGGGGTCGTCCTGACTGTGGTGCTCCACCTCCTCGGGATACCGCTGACGATCTAG
- a CDS encoding ketopantoate reductase family protein: protein MESLQRPTILVLGAGAVGLALAGRLARVATVYAACRPVHANAIRDRGLLMEGIWGNGAVEGIIPVTGPDEITTEVDLVIVTAKGTDTRSICEEYARVIRGLPVASLQNGIGNEEIIAEYTGTVIGGTVTTNFSVVAPGHVRVLSESAPMRFGIWSGDGAALDRLIGIVRTAGITVEPDPEIRSGKWAKALLNIAVNPISALLHAPVGVAADADIRKTVIGLVRETYAVAAAEGVRLPWATADDYLEYLFSVQVPDFAAVYPSMYYDLERGRRTEIDLLNGYIARLGERHGIATPYNRCIAGFVRYAERHPRER from the coding sequence ATGGAATCGTTACAACGCCCGACCATCCTGGTCCTCGGCGCGGGGGCGGTCGGCCTTGCGCTCGCCGGGAGGCTTGCCCGCGTCGCGACGGTCTATGCGGCCTGCCGGCCGGTGCATGCCAATGCGATCCGGGACCGGGGTCTTCTGATGGAGGGGATCTGGGGGAACGGGGCCGTCGAGGGGATCATCCCCGTCACGGGACCGGATGAGATCACGACCGAGGTCGATCTCGTCATCGTCACTGCAAAGGGCACCGATACCCGGTCGATCTGCGAGGAGTACGCTCGCGTGATCCGGGGCCTGCCGGTGGCAAGCCTCCAGAACGGGATAGGAAACGAGGAGATCATCGCGGAGTACACCGGGACCGTCATCGGCGGGACCGTGACGACGAACTTCTCGGTCGTCGCCCCCGGACACGTCCGGGTCTTAAGCGAGAGCGCCCCGATGCGCTTTGGGATCTGGTCCGGCGACGGCGCCGCCCTCGACCGCCTGATCGGGATCGTCCGAACCGCCGGGATCACGGTCGAGCCCGATCCCGAGATCCGCTCGGGCAAGTGGGCGAAAGCCCTCTTAAACATCGCCGTAAACCCGATCTCTGCCCTCCTTCACGCCCCGGTCGGGGTGGCGGCCGATGCGGATATCCGGAAGACCGTGATCGGGCTCGTCCGCGAGACCTACGCCGTCGCCGCGGCAGAGGGGGTCAGGCTCCCCTGGGCGACCGCCGACGACTACCTCGAGTACCTCTTCTCCGTGCAGGTGCCGGACTTCGCCGCGGTCTACCCCTCGATGTACTACGACCTTGAGCGGGGCCGCCGGACGGAGATCGATCTCCTCAACGGGTATATCGCCCGGCTCGGGGAGCGCCACGGGATCGCGACGCCGTACAACCGGTGCATCGCCGGGTTCGTCCGCTACGCAGAAAGGCACCCCCGGGAACGGTGA
- a CDS encoding ATP cone domain-containing protein produces the protein MRTLFVPGTEIPYRMKYVTKADGSRQPFDRKRVRRTLENFGLDPEDADRIADDIEEAVPDGIRTAAVLRMIRTRARAVRPAVAHRTNLRRALALLRPKPDFEEFVRILLREHGYRVKAGCVLAGRCGEHEVDAIAQKDGTTLFVEVKHHVSYHRMTGLDEGRIARAIVEDLQEGFRSGRCIVSIDGALIVCNTKLSEHAKRYATCRGIEHIGWDYPVERNLRTMIEETQSYPVTIVSGVTRSVTAKLAAAGILTAKAVAYGDAATIAHDSGIPLQEVLLIAERARKILEPELRRPPG, from the coding sequence TTGCGAACGCTTTTTGTCCCGGGAACCGAGATCCCCTACCGGATGAAGTACGTCACGAAGGCCGACGGCAGCCGGCAGCCCTTCGACCGGAAGAGAGTGCGGCGGACGCTTGAGAACTTCGGACTCGATCCGGAGGACGCCGACCGGATCGCCGATGATATCGAGGAGGCGGTCCCGGACGGCATCCGGACCGCGGCGGTCCTTCGGATGATCCGGACCCGTGCCCGGGCCGTCCGCCCCGCCGTCGCGCATCGGACAAACCTCCGGAGAGCCCTCGCCCTTCTCCGCCCAAAACCTGATTTTGAGGAGTTTGTGCGGATCCTCCTCCGGGAGCACGGCTACCGGGTCAAGGCCGGGTGCGTCCTTGCCGGGCGGTGCGGGGAGCACGAGGTGGATGCCATCGCGCAGAAAGACGGCACCACCCTCTTTGTCGAGGTAAAACACCACGTGAGTTACCACCGGATGACCGGGCTTGACGAAGGACGGATCGCCCGGGCGATCGTCGAGGACCTCCAGGAGGGGTTCCGCTCCGGGCGGTGCATCGTCTCGATCGACGGCGCCCTGATCGTCTGCAACACCAAGCTCTCCGAGCACGCAAAACGCTACGCGACCTGCCGGGGGATCGAGCATATCGGGTGGGACTACCCGGTGGAGAGGAACCTCCGGACGATGATCGAGGAGACGCAGTCCTACCCGGTGACGATCGTCTCCGGGGTGACCCGGTCAGTCACCGCGAAGCTCGCCGCCGCCGGGATCCTCACGGCCAAAGCGGTCGCCTACGGCGATGCGGCGACGATTGCCCACGATAGCGGGATCCCGCTCCAGGAGGTCCTCCTGATCGCCGAAAGGGCGAGAAAGATCCTTGAGCCGGAACTACGCCGCCCGCCCGGCTAG
- a CDS encoding MFS transporter, which yields MLSPVERRYTTFAVALGSSLAPFMVAGLFVAIPAVGEEFAADPVILGWIPTAFFLAAAMFLIPFGRNADIYGGKRIFSLGLAVYFIAALAAALAPTAPILIGARFLAGVGAAMVFATSFALLGLILPEDERGAALGINIAASFGGFALGFLAGGLLAYYSTWRALFLVPPPVALLSAGIIRRHLRGECALSRGTRPDLFGIALSTTTILLLMVGLSLLPAVQGAAALAAGLASLGTFIVHETKTADPLLDIRTLLRNRPLALANAAVLVYSTAGSAYVYLFSLYFQYVREFDARLAGSIFLVTSLVTASLVGYTGRLSDRISPHLVAMAGAAMTIAGFAALSFIGPATPVAVPVLALVLIVVGIAFFQPPVYTLVIGAAERAMYGVASGLVETMRLLGMTASMAVAIVAFALNFGGMAITEETVPLLLTSLQALFSIYFCLSVASLLVIWLAGRAA from the coding sequence ATGCTGTCTCCCGTTGAGCGGCGGTATACCACCTTCGCAGTCGCGCTCGGGTCCTCGCTTGCACCGTTCATGGTCGCCGGGCTCTTCGTGGCAATCCCGGCCGTCGGGGAGGAGTTTGCGGCAGACCCGGTGATCCTGGGCTGGATCCCGACCGCCTTCTTCCTTGCCGCAGCAATGTTTCTCATCCCGTTCGGGAGGAACGCCGATATCTACGGGGGGAAACGGATCTTCTCCCTAGGCCTTGCCGTATACTTCATCGCCGCCCTCGCCGCCGCCCTCGCTCCAACGGCACCCATCCTCATCGGCGCCAGATTTCTTGCCGGAGTCGGGGCTGCGATGGTCTTTGCAACGTCGTTTGCCCTGCTTGGGCTTATCCTCCCGGAAGACGAGCGGGGGGCGGCTCTCGGGATCAACATCGCCGCGAGCTTCGGCGGGTTCGCGCTGGGGTTCCTTGCGGGCGGTCTCCTTGCCTACTACAGCACCTGGCGGGCGCTCTTTCTCGTGCCGCCGCCCGTCGCCCTGCTCTCCGCCGGGATCATCCGGCGCCACCTGAGGGGCGAGTGCGCTCTATCACGCGGGACGCGCCCGGATCTCTTCGGCATCGCTCTTTCCACGACGACGATCCTCCTTCTCATGGTCGGGCTCTCCCTCCTGCCAGCGGTGCAGGGCGCCGCGGCTCTTGCCGCCGGCCTCGCATCGCTCGGCACCTTCATCGTCCACGAGACCAAGACAGCCGATCCGCTCCTTGATATCCGCACCCTCCTTCGCAACCGGCCGCTCGCTCTTGCAAACGCCGCCGTCCTGGTCTATAGCACGGCGGGATCCGCATACGTCTACCTCTTCAGCCTGTACTTCCAGTACGTCCGGGAGTTCGATGCCCGGCTGGCCGGGAGCATCTTCCTCGTCACAAGCCTGGTCACGGCATCCCTGGTCGGGTATACCGGCCGGCTCTCGGATCGGATAAGTCCGCACCTGGTCGCGATGGCCGGTGCTGCTATGACGATTGCCGGCTTTGCCGCCCTCTCCTTCATCGGTCCGGCAACGCCCGTAGCCGTCCCGGTCCTGGCACTGGTGCTCATTGTAGTGGGGATCGCGTTCTTCCAGCCCCCGGTCTACACACTCGTCATCGGGGCGGCCGAACGGGCGATGTACGGGGTGGCGTCGGGGCTCGTCGAGACGATGCGCCTTCTTGGGATGACCGCGAGCATGGCAGTCGCCATCGTCGCCTTCGCCCTCAACTTTGGCGGGATGGCGATCACCGAAGAGACCGTCCCTCTGCTCCTCACAAGTCTGCAGGCGCTCTTTTCCATCTACTTCTGCCTCTCTGTGGCAAGCCTTCTGGTGATCTGGCTAGCCGGGCGGGCGGCGTAG
- a CDS encoding metallophosphoesterase, which yields MNLKAPDVRYLAVFMLVLLPSMTGYMAWEARAVEVTVLNIEGAPEGIVYITDPHVQPSNIDHVRSVIAEINRLNPSLVLIGGDFVTGEEEDFAAQEVWRSLDAPAYAVLGNHDYRVGIDGTGGVERMLAVSTSANVTTAGYDVSGLSDGSADTAFADGLAAALEENGVHVLRNEFVLVPVGDEEIVIVGVDDGWAGMADPPEVPETDAFTLYLIHEPSCRADWDADLILAGHTHGGQFLFPVIAQLNDLGVVELAGMFDADGRTPTYISRGICSSNLAGVDLRFNCQPEIVLINPTEEQLRAIGGSAPAG from the coding sequence GTGAATCTGAAGGCTCCAGACGTACGATATCTTGCAGTATTCATGCTCGTTCTTCTCCCGTCCATGACCGGCTACATGGCCTGGGAGGCGCGGGCCGTCGAGGTGACCGTCCTCAATATCGAGGGGGCTCCCGAAGGCATCGTCTATATCACCGACCCCCATGTCCAGCCATCGAACATCGACCACGTCCGCAGCGTCATCGCCGAGATCAACCGCTTGAACCCCTCGCTCGTCCTGATCGGCGGGGACTTCGTCACCGGCGAGGAAGAGGACTTCGCCGCCCAGGAGGTCTGGCGGTCGCTTGATGCACCGGCGTACGCGGTCCTCGGGAACCATGACTACCGGGTGGGGATCGACGGCACAGGGGGCGTCGAAAGGATGCTTGCCGTCTCTACATCGGCGAACGTCACCACCGCCGGCTACGACGTCTCGGGCTTGAGCGACGGCTCCGCCGATACCGCGTTTGCCGACGGACTCGCCGCAGCTCTTGAGGAGAACGGGGTCCACGTTCTCAGGAACGAGTTCGTCCTAGTCCCGGTCGGGGATGAGGAGATCGTCATCGTCGGGGTCGACGACGGCTGGGCCGGGATGGCTGACCCGCCGGAGGTGCCGGAGACGGACGCCTTCACCCTCTACCTCATCCACGAGCCCTCCTGCCGGGCCGACTGGGACGCCGACCTCATCCTCGCCGGGCACACTCACGGCGGCCAGTTCCTCTTCCCGGTCATTGCGCAGTTAAACGACCTCGGCGTCGTCGAGCTTGCCGGAATGTTTGACGCCGACGGGAGGACACCGACGTATATCTCCCGCGGGATCTGCAGCTCAAACCTTGCCGGAGTGGACCTCCGGTTCAACTGCCAGCCCGAGATCGTCCTCATCAACCCGACAGAAGAGCAGCTCCGGGCTATCGGCGGGTCCGCTCCCGCAGGTTAA
- the eif1A gene encoding translation initiation factor eIF-1A, with amino-acid sequence MTESTKRKPEFEDEDGEGGEVIRVRLPNKRNREMFGSAELMLGANHIRIRCIDGVTRTGRIKGKIKKKVWIREGDVLIVVPWNFQDEKCDIIYRYTKPQVEWLRKNRYL; translated from the coding sequence CTGACAGAATCTACAAAGCGTAAACCCGAATTCGAGGATGAGGACGGGGAAGGAGGAGAAGTAATCCGCGTCCGCCTGCCCAACAAGAGGAATCGGGAGATGTTTGGGAGCGCCGAACTGATGCTGGGCGCGAACCATATCAGGATCCGCTGTATCGATGGTGTGACGCGCACCGGGCGGATCAAGGGTAAGATAAAGAAGAAAGTCTGGATCCGGGAAGGCGATGTCCTGATCGTCGTCCCCTGGAACTTCCAGGATGAAAAGTGCGATATCATCTACCGCTACACGAAACCCCAGGTGGAGTGGCTCCGGAAGAACCGGTACCTCTGA
- a CDS encoding DUF7289 family protein, whose protein sequence is MKVNEEAVSEAVGFILILGIVITGIGLVTLYGYPVLIKEQSSTDIKNMERAMIVLQNDQKSLCFKNVPYKESSLQVTGGTLEVINASDYPVSIEILANGVPVGEYFLGAMIFHSDRGSEVITLENGAVVTRQEGTAGSAMLAEPRWFYDNSTGTFVAYIMKIVTDKPMARSGMATVRMNLANTTVIPVSSPDTTVLVTYNNDPSRDHSTAWRNYLTSNVGMQNAGGDTYTLSGVDKLVIKEYTIQILGI, encoded by the coding sequence ATGAAGGTGAATGAGGAGGCGGTCTCAGAGGCGGTCGGGTTCATCCTGATACTTGGGATCGTCATCACCGGGATCGGGCTCGTCACGCTCTACGGCTACCCGGTGCTCATTAAAGAACAGAGCAGCACCGACATAAAGAACATGGAGCGGGCGATGATCGTCCTCCAGAACGACCAAAAGAGTCTCTGTTTCAAGAACGTCCCCTACAAGGAGTCGTCGCTCCAGGTGACCGGGGGAACGCTTGAGGTGATCAATGCAAGCGACTACCCGGTATCCATCGAGATATTGGCGAACGGGGTCCCCGTTGGAGAGTACTTCCTCGGCGCCATGATCTTTCACTCCGACCGCGGCAGCGAGGTGATCACCCTCGAGAACGGGGCGGTGGTGACACGCCAGGAGGGGACGGCAGGCTCGGCGATGCTTGCGGAGCCGCGGTGGTTCTACGATAACTCCACGGGAACGTTCGTCGCCTATATCATGAAGATTGTTACCGACAAACCGATGGCCAGGTCCGGGATGGCGACGGTGAGGATGAACCTAGCGAATACAACCGTCATCCCCGTATCGAGTCCTGACACCACCGTCCTGGTTACGTACAACAACGACCCATCAAGGGATCACTCGACCGCCTGGAGGAACTACCTCACCTCGAACGTCGGGATGCAGAACGCTGGCGGCGATACCTATACCCTCTCGGGGGTGGATAAACTCGTCATAAAAGAGTATACCATCCAGATCCTCGGGATCTGA
- a CDS encoding DUF7288 family protein, whose protein sequence is MVSEEGQLYTMEGVAAGIIMLLAAYIAVSTTGIYTTGDTHIPDMQLEQLGSDVLAMMDTPDTAGDSKSDLENFVNTNNGDEFKKMFLSYCNATTSGDLDNLHMSAVVVYRSGGEIREHQFVAPDDNTWTGRENTVRVTRWVQLPTTRPAGMPTDMPNDRPKAVLVEVLLWRA, encoded by the coding sequence ATGGTGAGCGAGGAGGGGCAGCTCTACACGATGGAGGGGGTCGCGGCCGGGATCATCATGCTCCTTGCGGCATACATCGCCGTCAGCACGACGGGGATCTACACGACCGGCGACACGCACATCCCGGATATGCAACTTGAGCAGCTCGGGAGCGACGTCCTCGCGATGATGGATACGCCGGACACTGCAGGAGACTCAAAGAGCGATCTGGAGAACTTCGTCAATACGAACAACGGCGACGAATTCAAGAAGATGTTCCTGAGTTACTGCAACGCAACGACGAGCGGTGACCTCGATAACCTGCATATGAGCGCCGTCGTCGTCTACCGCTCAGGGGGCGAGATCCGAGAACACCAGTTTGTTGCGCCCGACGACAATACCTGGACCGGGCGCGAGAACACGGTGCGGGTGACCCGGTGGGTGCAGCTGCCAACAACGAGGCCCGCCGGCATGCCCACAGATATGCCAAACGACCGCCCGAAAGCCGTCCTCGTGGAGGTGCTTCTATGGCGTGCATGA